ccaaagaaatctgatgagccagttaacccagttattggTTGGGGgctgaaaaaaggaaaaaacctagtggtccactttggggaGGATAAGGAAGACCCTGCACATCCCCCAGGTTTTACCCCGATAAGTGTCCAGGTCCAGCCAGATGCgcgtccacaagaagtaccccTTACTATCAGACCCCAACAATATCATACCAGTATTTCAACACCAATGAATTGCCTGACAAGCCCAGGATCCAATCTGAGGGACAATTTAGCTAATCCTGTTGCTCTTGATAATCTAGTAGAAATAAAACAGGCGAGGGCAGAGTATCCAGATACTATAAAGGCCCCGAAGAAGAAAGGGAATAGGGGGGATAATGCAGGCAaatataacaagggccactcaaaaccaatcactgtgggTCGGCTaaagacagaaaccaccagCCATCAAAGccctttaaataaaaaatcttacaCGAAGACAAacactgagaagctccagttcacgctaattccgatgtcgtataaggacctgtatcaaagcttattcgatgTGTACATCGTTGCCTCTTTCTACTCAAAACCCCCACAACCTCCGTACCCTAAATGGTACGACGCGAATGCACAATGAGATTATCATGCAAGAATTACGGgccattccatagaaaattgcattgcctttaaaaaagtgattgaaaGGTTTATCAGTatgggtgttgtcaaatttgatgattcatccagtgcagaaaatccgctaCCTAACCACATTGATAATGGGGTGAATGCGATGTATGAAGAAGTGTTGAGAAGCGTTCACATCAATGTCATACATGAAGACAACTGAAAAGGGTCTTGTTAGATATCCACCCTTATAAACTtaggagtgttctaaataatcgaattgtagaagaaatctctgtagtatctagagcttacttagagtaatgttcaaaacatacttgttgcttttagcctagaggcaataagaattcctttgtgaaatagactcatgtctgaacgtcattattttaatgaaatatatcatTGCAATCATTTTGGagccaatattttttcattctttccgaataattatttgatgctttcattcttttagattttcttccacattattctttcattcattcataaccatattgtaaaaataagtattcataaattaatacattcttttgtatattctttggtacctactatgggtccccagatatcaataacatgagcgacgcagaatctccttttgagtgagacatgtgtttagagagatctcatgactttgaagatgacatagattgtagtctatctccggacttgttgaggatggtagacaagaggatagacagatcctacatCACagggaatcattagaaattgtaagCTTGGTAAAGATTGGAATTGACATGATCGCAAAGACGAAGtgagacctcattgagttaccCCAAGAATTCAAGGATGTTTTCACATGGTCATACTAGGATATTCCCGGGTTAAGCACTGACGTTATAGTGCACCACTTTCCTATAAAAGAGTATTGTAAAccagttcagcagaagctcagGAGGATGATACCTAATATTGTgctaaaaaaagtcaaaaagtaATTTGATGTTGGGTTTTTACAAGCAATCAAatattcagaatgggtagccaacatcgtaCTAGTCCTTAAAAAAGATAGGAAAGTACGAATGTATGTGGATTGcagggatttgaacaaagcCAGTCCCAAAAGACAATTTTTCATTGCTTCTCATTGACATTTTAGTGGATAATACGGTAGGCTACTAACTGTTTTTCTTCATGGACGGCTTCTCTggatacaatcagataaagatgcatcccgAAGATATAGGAAAGACCACATTCATCACcttatggggaacattttgctataaagtgagGTCATTCAGGTTAAAGAATATAGGGAATGCCTTTCTCTTTGACTtatcatagctttgcccattgaAGTCAATTGCTCCGTATTTTTGTTGGATTTcatcctaattgaagaggaagatccaaaattttttcgtcatagttaaatttcaccccaaaaggctctatgaaagaaatctgatatCAAAGAAGATTTTTCGCATATAAGATGAAAATAgaagatcttatgtggaagactttatttagaaaaacattGGTTCTAATCAAAGGGATAATAAGGACTTGTCTAATCCTATGAGTGTATAttcaatcaagaaaaaaaataaagaacaaaaaaaaagaaataaaaacctctaccggggcaatgTCTTTCTCTTTGGCTTATCACGGTTTTTCCATTGAAGTCGAGAATCCTTCTCTCTGAGTTTTGTCAGAACTAAACGAGGCAGAATGGATAAGGTTGAACTTGATCgaaggaaaaaggctaaaagttATTCATCATAGTCAGATGTACCAtaaacgaatgatgcgagcctattaCAACAAggttcgtcctagagaattGCACGAAGGTGACCTAATATTGGAAAAGATCCTCtctttacaaaaatattttagagaaaaatggataccaaattgggaaggacattatgttgtaaagaaagcCTTTTCCAGAGGAGTTTTGActttgagcgagatggatggAAAACCTGCCAAATCCTATAGACTCAGATTCGGTCAAGAAATACTTTACCTAAAGAAGGAGAAtagaccaaggtgaaaacccgcaaagggcgctttgagtttcaaaaagaaaagatcaaggtgaaaacccgcaaagggcactttgagtcaaaaataaaaaaagtaaaaatggagaggccaaggtgaaaacccacaaagggcgccttgagaccaaaggggatttgagttgaaaacccgaaaaggatggctcaaattttgaatcaGAATAGGGCACGAGGCGATCAGAGCAACTCAAAATTTGATCAGGTTGGGGCATGTggtggtcttgctatacctgaatcaacaggaaagggtaggcgacatcttggggcatcgactgagcactgtagatctcctaaacacatgtcaaactcagaatggtcttcaaaaagtttacatagagaagttcaagctgcgatatctggggcacctagttttcatactatttatattgaattttttgttcttggaatacttcattctttttcaagatacaagTTCCTAATTAATTCCTCTCTTATTCTTATTATCCTTGataatatattcattttgagctatgctctcaaatcaattctattttatccatcGTTATGTTCTTttcgcaagcatgttgcattagaataatgattaatggactaataatactttcacaagggaagttttgcatattactctggaagtttctaaataatacggaaacttgaaacaggactattgtttagaacgcaccaagtttaaaggttgaaaatctAATAGGGAAAAGTATAAATTAAGACTATCTCATTGGATTTTGTTGccaaaacattgattgaacaaaatgaaaatgtgtCATGGTGATGATCACCAAGCAACGAGAAGAGGTTTCCTCGAAGAAAAAacttcttcatttgtgcatgagcatttggtatgacaccctgggaatggtgtaaaagaccaaagagtttcacattctgtatccttgaattacgaTGGGagaagtttaagaaaaagcCATATTTTTCACCcattgggttacagtgggagaatgatggtacaaattttgcgtcccagtggattgaactttgaggtttacaatAAGGGCAATCTGACTAAATGGTTTTTTAGAGACGCTAGTCGAGTAAGAAGGTGTTGTAGCACGttagtgataaagccttaataaacttcgagcaatgaGAACCAAAGAGATAAAGAAAGAGcattctcgaaaaatgacattctacattcatACAAACATCACTCATATGCGAATAGTTAGGAGCATtggattcattttgatcatgtcatcctaatcactaggcataattaggttcataaagtggattatacaggtcatgtttcTCAGAGAACAGATTGGTGAAActgcaaatcctatctccctgaacagcagtggaataggttgaagattgcaagttctatctccctgaacagtagtggaataggttgaagattgcaagtcttatctccctgaaccgcagtggaataggttaaagattgcaagtcctatctccctgaacaGTAGTAGAATATGTTGAAGAttacaagtcctatctccctgaacagtagttgaataggttgaagattgtaagtcccaCCTCCCTAAACAGCAGTGttataggttgaagattgcaagtcctatctccctgagcagcaatGGAATAGGCTGAAGATtgcaagtcctatctccctgaacaGCGTGGAATacgttgaagattgtaagtcctatctccctggacagtagtggaataggttgaagattgcaagtcctatctccctggacagcagtggaataggttgaagattgtaagtcctatctccctggacagcaatggaataggttgaagattgtaagtcctatctccctggacagcagtggaataggtcgaagattgtaagtcctatctccctggacagcagtggaataggttgaagattgtagatcctgtctccctaagcagtagtggaccagatcaaagacggtgaatcttatcttcccaaggtagtagggaagcagatttaagccgccagtcctatctccctggacagcagtggagtaggttaaaaccacagatcctatctccctgaagttgtagtgaagcagattaaaATCATAGATTTTATCTCTATGAATTACAGTAGAGGAGATCGCATCAAACCTCAGTGAAAAAGTTAAAGCTGCAAGTCTTGTCCCCtcgaagttgcagtgaagctgACTGAAGATAACAAATGTTCCCTCGaagagttacaaatcctatctccctgtcGTCACAATAGAGTGGATCaaagcaccaattcctatacctctgaagatgcagtaagCGGAATGAGGCTATTTGAAGAACAGAAGCACCAAGAGAGGTCAAGACTCGGCAAGACCAGGCAAAATTGGCTCTTTTTAAGTCTTTACTCCATTCTCGTTTCACGACAACgagtaaagaggggcagctgtaagacCCAATTATTTCCCGGTccataaataaaaccaatataaaagcaaaaaaattaaaagtccatttacataaaaaaaacagtccaaattacaattacctaaaacctaaaacccaaaacctaaaacCCATACCTAAACTACCAACCCAATTACCCTAGCCCAGATAGGCTTAAAATCAACCCAACTTTCAGCCAAAGAAAGACCCGAAAACCCTAGCATTCAGCCTCAGCCGCCGCACGCAGCATGGAGCCAAGTCCCTCCACTTGTGCCGAGCCCCTGCCTCCACGTGCGCCTCCGTAAGCCGTACCTACAAATAGGATGAAAACAATGCAgcagagaaagagaaaaacattgtattttttattttatctgtattttttcaaatatttggctataaaaaacaaacagaaagccattgtatttttttacgGGGACAGACGAAAAGCAATAgagaaatacaaaaaatttcaaaagccAGTAAAGAACAAATCATTTCAGGTGGTTTTCGACTtcgttttattattattattattctttcgttttctttgatttgttttcattttagatgcgaaaaatataaaagaaaaagggtgaGATTACCTTTGTGTGCACCATCTAAATTTCTGCTTGCTCCATCCCAAATTGGAGCTGAAAGTGGAAGGTCTAGAGTCTGTGCGGCAGCAAGAAAAAACACAGAAGTGGCTactggttttagggtttaaaaggGCAATTTAAAGTAGggaaaacgacaccgtttaggGCCTGTGTCAATGTCTCTAAAATGGTGCCGTATTGAGCCATAccgatgacccgacccaaaTGCTGCTAGATCCGCGCATTTTGGCAGGGGGAGGGATATTTGCGCATCAAGTCCTTTTGCTTTTGTGCCGTAGTTcaatctagttttttttttgttttgttacttTAATTTTGGCCATACAATTTTCTGCTGATTGTATTTCGATCCCTATTGGAACGCAGCATTTTGGAGGGcagggattaatttcccttttgacCCATCTCTGTTATGCGCGTGTTTAGTGGGGTTCgcatatttgtatttatttcgaATTGGCTCtccaatttcaattttgatttcaaaattagtCTTTCTGTTGTTTTTGtactgttattattattattattattattattattattattattatttcttctttatattttagattatgtCTTAATTCTAGCTTGGTCTTTAATAGCAtaattttaaatcgaattagtacttattttaatatatttatttatagccTATTTTAATACTTAGTTTGACATTActtttaaacttattattactataattttaagatgtagtatgctattatttttaaattatcattaacatgttttaaatttatcatgcaTTATTTTTAGtctattatatacttttatttccaAACTTAACATGTTATTATTcgattcattatttattaatatatattttttataagaatttgatataatttgtatatattttaatgttttgttttaggttatatcttaaaattcattttgtatatctatatgctaaatttttgcataatatttttctttttaaatactattattcaatgttgttatttttctcCTTAAGTCTATTTGGAAgtcatgtatataatttattgtaaaattttatatatagaatatattgattatattgttttttttgtcTTAGTATACCTTTCAAAATAGATGATagatttatttagattttgagttttgatattgttatttgtataatgtgattaaaatcattgttgCTATTCTTATTTGCATTTATCTATTGCTCATTCAACTATCTGTACATCATACATCGACATTCAATCAtattacatttgttttaaaaatggtGTTTCACTGAagcatttaaatcattttatttcgataaatttttaaaaatggtcatttttcatgattctcgagaggattgtgccctaacttactgggcttcaattctttaCGATAAATTTAGAtagccaagtatttattttgcaataaaaccatacaaattttaaataaaagtttttcaggatttcaaaatgttagatcctaactcactggatatgacattttgctaACTcgaattaaggattttaaaaataaaggcaatattcggtatttagGAATTTCGGGAAATttaaccctaacttactgggttttgatttttcattttacccaaataaccaaatatccttctcaaaatgcatgggttttaaaaatgttgcgccctaacttactgggtatgacgttttatttctttgaaataagagtgttttattttcaatttattcaagttaaaaggattgtatgttaaaatattttccaaatttcgacactaagacattaaacaatcaattcggtaccaattttgggcgttacgagggtgctaacccttcctcgtgcgtaaccgactcccaaacctgttttttcatatttcgcagaccaaaatcgtttttaaggtgagccgatcacaccccaataaaggatcggtggccactccaatttttgtttttaaagtcgacaactaacttttgtttcaaaaaagtggtttcgacacaCTTAAGTGAAACTattctttgtttgtttgttttctttttactcTTATAATGATGcgaaaactaaaaattactttattgtgtaataaatagatataataaTAAGAGAGGTTGGAAGGTTTAGGTAAATGCATTCTCATGAGATTGATGGGTTGTAAGATTTATTGatacaaaaaagtaaaaaattccCCAAACAAGGTGGTGTCGACCATTATGTGCCaccaccaaaatttttttactttttcgtGATTCGTGCCGCCATTGACAAactaaaacttgaaaaaaaaatttccgtGTACAGGAGTGCCgaccattgacaggccagcacccaaaattttttttattttttttcttttttgtatatcagtattatacaatttaaaaaaaatacactggTTCCGGCCATTTACAAGCCataaccaaaaaaatcatttttttaagtctgacacaTTTATCAGGCAATTATGGGTCCAAAATACGAGTTggttccggccattgacaggccacaaCCCCATTTTACTGTTCATTTCAAgttattttggtgattatttttaaacctaggttatttttgtaaatataatatttttttggactATTTAGGTAAAATAGCCAcccttttaattaaataaaaattacattttagtctctTCTAAAATtagtaaatcatttttaaggacacataaagtgaaataaattgaatctTAAATGAGTTAAAATGTTTTTAGCTTCTGTTTctcatctttaaaatttaaactcgaaattttattaaattttaatctgttcaaataatttaatttacgcTTTTAAACTCCTTggtaaaatgaaacaaatatatcATTGGTACCtctgaaaataataattacattaaactctttcaatacaaaatatttaattttaactctaaagttatatatattttgtctatttttattcaaaatctcTAAACCCTGAAATCCGCTTTTGAATTCACATTCtcttaaatgttttaataacaataataccaattaaattaaaactcgaTTTGTtaaccccaaaattttaatacaaaataattattgtgttatatttataaattatttggcCAACGAATTAAAACAGAACAAAGTGGATAAAAGTATTTTGGAGGATCTTATACTatgagttagattgcattttgctcaTTCTACTAAAAAAGGgacaaattagtctttgtaaATTAGACTCaagagcaaattagtcattctgttaacaaatttatccattattgttaattaaaacTGATTCTTATAGGTCAACGTGAGGTATATGGGATACGCCACATGTCActaattgtttattttgttagccatatcattttttaatagtacaaatggataaaattttagcaaaaaagatcaatttgttctttgatATTGTATatagaaaaaacaaaatgtaaTCCAATTTTTAATATAGGGACCTCTAcgataattttacaaaataaaatgacatgtatgtagaaaaatgaatcaaaatttattcaaataacatTACAAATATGATTATCACTATCATAGTAAAACAATGGATCTCATCTCACATAAcatcaaataacaaaaagtGCAAAATGGAATTAATAACCTAATCAGCACATCAAAACTAAGGCAATGGCCATGAAGAAGACAGGAGACAGAGTAGAAACAAGGGAAGAAGCTGAGTTGGTCTCAGAAGGAGGACTTGAAGTTCCAGGCGAGGTGGGCGTCGCAGCGGTACGGTTGTTCCCATTTCTAACTTCGACGTGGAGCTTTTGCCCGCCGGAACAGTGACCGGGGACAGTACAAGTGAAGTAAAAAACTTCGGGCCTGTTAAGAGGAATACTTGCCGGTCCGGTGCTGACGGTGTATATATTATTGGTAGTGTTGCACGCATCGTAAGCAGTTTTCGTTACCTCTGCAACATCATGTAGTTGTCCGGTAGTGAAATTGATTACCTCTGCAACATCATATAGTTGTTCTGTAGTGAAATTGAACACTGCAAAACCACAcgcataaaaatatcaaatttcgaATCAACAAGCTCAATTAACAAAGATTTTAAAGCTAAAAAACTCACCAAGAACATCTCCAACAACGAAGACCGAAactcgaaaaaaaaaatttccatgtACAGgggtgctttttttttttttcttttttgtatataagtattatacaatttaaaaaaatacactgGTTCCGACCATTGACAggcaccaaaatttttttttttaaatctgacACAATTATCAGGCAATCATGGATCCAAAATACGAGTTGGTTCCGGCTATTGACAGGCCACAACACCATTTTACTGttcattttaggttattttggtgattgtttttaaacctgtgttatttttgtaaatataatattcttttggactatttatgtaaaatagcctaagatttattataaatttggattatatttgttttttttatatatattgtttggaattattcatatttctttttcaactattaaatagaaagataatatATTTCAACGTATTTAAATCTATATCCTTTTATATTGATGATAATATTGATACTAATTAACTTAAGATTCAATTGactttacaattatatttttaaatgtaataagtcaaaattaaaatattgttggCTTTAATACTATTATATCATACTGAAATCAAAAGCTATTTTaccaaaacaatccaaaaaaaaatttatatttacaaaaataactcaggttaaaaaacaatcaccaaaataacctgAAATGAACAGTAAAATGGGGttgtggcctgtcaatggccggcaccacctgGTATTTTGGACCCATGATTGCCTGataattgtgtcagacttaaaaaaatgatatagTGAGTGGTTTGAGTTTTGATAGTGTAAAtggaataagaaataaaatttgagagaGCCATCAAAATGAGAGTGTTTTGTAgtatattatcaaataattttttttggagtgGATTGTATATGGAGTTTTTTGTAGTGTACAACCAAATTTCGGGTTTGAATTATATACTGTCATATTTTATTGGAGTTGAATTATATACTGTCAAGTTCACCCTAAAGGTTATGCTATTAGGGGTTGGATGATTATTTGCACCATAAATGGCTAATCGAGTTGTCTAATATGCAGATGGACATTATCTATGGTGTAATAGTGTTTATTCCACAACTAGGTTCTGATTGGAACCGGTTGGTAGAGTCTCCATGCAAAGGTATCTCATGGGACCTCATGGGACAATGGAGGAAGAAAAGGTCTAGAGTAGAAGACGATTAATTGTGAAGAAACTAGTACCGATGCCACGTAGACCTGATTCAAGCAGAAGACGATTAATTGTGAAGAAACTagtattgaaaataattatattatttcttaagaatgttatatttatcgttttaaaataatttaaaagaatatttaaaattaaataagacattttatttctcgGTTACCTTGTGCACAATGCTTGCAATGTGGTCGTTGTCATTTAAAAGAACATTCGGATTAGGATCCATGGAGTTATCGGCGGTCGTCGGCGATGGTTAAGCGTGAACAGCGGCGGTCGTCAACAGTGGTTGAGGGTGGCGGTGGACGGAATGGCCTATTTATAGTGGGGGACCATTTGAAAgggggcaaaattggaaaaaaaattaatacttctgacacacttttttttttcattcaatttgatttatttcatttaattttaagcaTTCAATTTTATGACACACTTTTTTTTCTACCAATctgatttatttcattcaatctgacacacttttttttttcattcaattttaagcATGCCAACATCTGacacactttttttttcattcatttcaattttttttctacatCTAAcactttttttcattcaatctcatttatttcaattttatttttctacatcTAACAccctttttttcattcaatctcatttatttcaatttaattttctacaTCTAACACCCTGttttttcattcaatctcatttattttaactttttgaattttttttttacataaaggtGGTGTCGGCCATTGCCAAGCCAccaccaaaattattttttttgaattttttcgtatactggtgCCAGACAATGAcaaccaaaatgtaaattttttttacataaaggtggtgccggccattgccAGGCCACcaccaaaaatttttatttttgaattttttcgtatactggtgCCGGCCAATGacaaccaaaatgtaaaaaaaaaacttggtgGTGGCCTggcaatggccggcaccacctttatgtaaaaatttttttttacattttgggcTGTCATTGgcaggaaatttttttttttttggtggtgGCCTGCCAATAGCCGGCACTACCTTTACGCGAAAAAAAATTTTCCggtgctggcctgtcaatggccggcattAAACTTTATATAAAGTGGGTGGTTTGGGTTTTGATAGTGTAAAtggaatgagaaaaaaatttttgaGAGAGCCATCAAAATGAGAGTGTTTTGTAGTATACCATCAAATAAGTTTTTTTGGAGTGGATTGTATATGGAGTTTTTTGTATTGTACAACCAAATTTCGGGGTTGAATTATATACTGTCATATTTTATTAGAGTTAAATTATATACTGTCAAGTCCACCCTAAAGGTTATGCTATTAAGGGTTGGATGATTATTTGCACCATAG
The window above is part of the Gossypium raimondii isolate GPD5lz chromosome 9, ASM2569854v1, whole genome shotgun sequence genome. Proteins encoded here:
- the LOC105797602 gene encoding blue copper protein-like, producing the protein YACGFAVFNFTTEQLYDVAEVINFTTGQLHDVAEVTKTAYDACNTTNNIYTVSTGPASIPLNRPEVFYFTCTVPGHCSGGQKLHVEVRNGNNRTAATPTSPGTSSPPSETNSASSLVSTLSPVFFMAIALVLMC